A genomic window from Pyricularia oryzae 70-15 chromosome 7, whole genome shotgun sequence includes:
- a CDS encoding kynurenine/alpha-aminoadipate aminotransferase — protein sequence MISLVPGIPHPSTFPFANLSFTVRNPSGGPDETIKLDQKLVSDAFQYDLAGGNAQLIDWFLELQERVHGFSGGHDWSCCVGNGSQDLIFKAFQVFTDPEDAVIIKSPSYAGVVGFLGAENHKLIEIPTDADGIIPAELEEILSSWPPGRPRPKVLYTSPTGSNPTGATCPESRKIEILLLAQRFDFVIFEDNAYYYLNYDLDPPSMARNYLGLEAEVTGASGRVVRFDSLSKVVSSGMRIGFLTGSRQVVQLVTRLTENTNLQPCTTTQVLALALFRHWGHDGFLAHGQAVAALYRRRRDLFCEAARKHLGALASWHAPAAGMFVWMKLRLPRGKMEDSFELMEQGALQNRVLALPGAAFFVQGAQTSHVRISFSLIPEDQIDEACARLANLVRWAWEKAGDDEGASDSSSSS from the exons ATGATCTCTCTTGTCCCCG GAATACCTCACCCGTCAACCTTTCCGTTTGCAAATCTTTCATTTACCGTCAGGAATCCTTCCGGAGGGCCAGACGAAACCATTAAGTTGGATCAGAAGCTGGTATCGGACGCTTTCCAGTACGATCTTGCAGGTGGCAACGCGCAACTGATTGAC TGGTTCCTCGAGCTACAAGAGCGTGTTCACGGGTTTTCAGGGGGGCACGATTGGTCATGTTGCGTCGGCAACGGAAGCCAGGATCTCATCTTCAAGGCCTTTCAGGTTTTTACAGATCCAGAAGATGCTGTCATAATTAAATC ACCATCTTACGC CGGGGTGGTTGGCTTCCTTGGAGCCGAAAACCACAAACTTATCGAAATCCCGACGGACGCAGACGGCATCATCCCCGCGGAACTGGAGGAGATCCTCTCCAGCTGGCCGCCAGGGCGTCCCCGCCCCAAGGTTCTATACACCTCGCCGACAGGATCCAACCCGACCGGAGCAACCTGCCCGGAGTCGCGAAAGATTGAGat ACTCTTGCTGGCACAGCGATTCGATTTTGTCATATTCGAGGATAATGCCTACTACTACCTCAACTACGACCTGGACCCGCCCAGCATGGCGCGAAACTATCTCGGGTTGGAGGCAGAGGTCACAGGAGCCTCTGGCCGCGTTGTGCGGTTCGACTCGCTGAGCAAGGTTGTCAGCTCGGGCATGCGAATTGGTTTCCTCACTGGGTCGCGGCAGGTGGTACAGCTCGTGACCAGGTTAACCGAGAACACCAa TCTCCAACCCTGCACCACCACGCAggtcctcgccctcgccctGTTCCGGCACTGGGGCCACGACGGCTTCCTGGCGCACGGgcaggccgtcgccgccctgTACCGTCGACGGCGCGATCTGTTTTGCGAGGCCGCCCGCAAGCACCTCGGCGCGCTGGCCTCGTGGCACGCCCCGGCCGCGGGCATGTTTGTGTGGATGAAGCTGCGGCTGCCGCGCGGCAAGATGGAGGACAGCTTCGAGCTGATGGAGCAAGGCGCGCTGCAGAACCGGGTGCTGGCCCTGCCGGGCGCTGCGTTTTTTGTGCAGGGTGCCCAGACGAGCCATGTGCGCATCAGCTTTAGCTTGATCCCCGAGGACCAGATCGACGAGGCGTGCGCGCGTCTGGCGAATCTGGTGAGGTGGGCTTGGGAAAAGGCCGGGGATGATGAAGGGGCAAGTGATagctcctcatcctcataG
- a CDS encoding allantoate permease has translation MAPRNLQAAQGSNYDSNANEMDPSGYIVESAQPIDPEVAKRALRKIDLFLMPAMVIGYGLVYYDKAILGSAALFGMTSDLRLSVVDPATGTADTTRLSWATSIFYFGQLVGSYPMIYTLQRFRTRHVLPSVVMVWAVICAATAGVTTWQGLLVQRFFLGFTEAIIPTAFVTTVSGFYTQSEQALRQSCWLSATGWFIVIGGALNYAFSQIRGGALTSWQYIYVLAGALTFLFGIWCVFLPNSPLDAWFLTPEERVAALERLRAGQTGVRRDVHEIKMGQVVEALCDIKVWLVFVIMAAAYTVNGAVSGFGPLIVSTFGYSALDSILFQFPLGLISAVGILLTGWFSARTPNIRIPLLIACCLPVVAGFVTIWKSDWGGVNSRPVAPVVGYSLIGFFGPAVSLTVALGAGNVAGETKKSFVAAAVFVAYCVGNIVGPLMVRSQSRREHYPELWIGLIVCYCIVITSASALYFVLRRENKMRAQLPEDQEERDRLAFKDLTDKENKYFRYVM, from the exons ATGGCTCCGCGCAACCTCCAAGCTGCACAAGGCAGCAATTATGACTCGAATGCAAATGAGATGGACCCCAGCGGCTACATTGTCGAGTCTGCGCAACCCATCGATCCAGAGGTGGCGAAAAGGGCACTGAGGAAGATCGACCTCTTTCTCATGCCCGCCATGGTCATTG GCTATGGTCTCGTCTACTACGACAAAGCCATTCTCGGCAGCGCTGCCCTCTTTGGCATGACCTCGGACCTGCGCCTCTCGGTTGTAGACCCGGCCACCGGTACGGCAGACACCACCCGCTTGAGCTGGGCCACGTCCATATTCTactttggccagctcgtcggcTCCTACCCCATGATATACACGCTCCAGCGCTTCCGGACCCGTCATGTACTCCCGTCGGTCGTCATGGTCTGGGCCGTGATATGCGCCGCCACCGCGGGCGTCACGACCTGGCAGGGTCTCCTGGTCCAGAGGTTCTTCCTTGGTTTCACCGAGGCCATTATCCCGACCGCCTTTGTGACCACCGTGAGCGGCTTCTATACGCAGTCCGAGCAGGCCCTTCGCCAAAGCTGCTGGCTGTCTGCCACCGGATGGTTCATCGTTATAGGTGGCGCCCTGAACTACGCATTTTCCCAGATCCGCGGTGGTGCTCTGACTTCATGGCAATACATTTATGTGCTCGCCGGCGCCCTGACCTTTTTGTTTGGCATATGGTGTGTTTTCCTGCCCAACTCCCCGCTTGACGCATGGTTCCTCACTCCGGAAGAGCGAGTCGCTGCTCTGGAGAGGCTCCGGGCAGGCCAGACGGGAGTGAGGCGCGACGTGCATGAGATTAAGATGGGGCAGGTCGTGGAGGCTCTTTGCGACATCAAGGTCTGGCTCGTTTTTGTCATTATGGCAGCCGC ATATACCGTCAACGGTGCAGTCTCTGGTTTCGGCCCCTTGATCGTCTCTACCTTTGGCTACTCTGCCCTAGACAGCATACTCTTCCAGTTTCCTCTCGGCCTGATCAGCGCCGTCGGCATTCTCCTCACCGGCTGGTTCTCGGCGCGCACCCCCAACATCCGCATCCCGCTCCTGATCGCCTGCTGTCTACCCGTCGTCGCCGGCTTCGTCACCATTTGGAAGTCGGACTGGGGCGGCGTCAACAGTAGGCCCGTCGCTCCCGTGGTCGGCTACTCGCTCATTGGCTTCTTTGGGCCAGCCGTGAGCCTGACGGTCGCTCTTGGAGCGGGCAACGTTGCAGGCGAGACCAAGAAGAGCTTCGTCGCGGCGGCAGTGTTTGTGGCGTACTGCGTCGGCAACATTGTCGGTCCGCTGATGGTCAGGAGTCAGAGCAGGAGAGAGCACTATCCCGAGCTATGGATTGGGTTAATTGTCTG CTACTGTATTGTGAttacctcggcctcggcgctTTATTTCGTACTCCGACGAGAGAACAAGATGCGCGCGCAGCTGCCAGAAGACCAGGAGGAGCGTGACAGATTGGCGTTCAAGGATCTTACAGACAAGGAGAACAAGTACTTTAGATATGTGATGTAA